The genomic segment ccgatcttctattttcttcacagtcttccaaagtatccttagaatcacctagactagagtggaaaattctcaacacatgagacagatacagagagaagaagagaaaataacaaagacgcttagaaaaggacttgtgtttagagagaatctaaaaactatcagaaaagctgacttgtgacttgtcaaacttatcAGAACTTGTGTTTTCATCTCTCAcatagcactccttttataaactcaattaggccatttaatttaattaaaaaatcaataaaataatagccaatatgaagccctaggttgaaattatcatgggttttaggcccgtgaaatttcccatttaattataagcccattggacttaaaatcaaggtctgtattattttctattgatttaattaattaaataattatttaaatcatttatcaaattaattatttataatttgaaccttgatttaaacttatttattaatttagataccaatttatcttaattaataaatctgccctaatttctctattcttctctaaattacataactctgtgaaactatccaaaattgacgtggtcaattttgataattctaattgataattaaatcaattaattgagactatctagatgattttatccaaggtacaatggggaccatgggcctatgaaatcaagctccaataagttatcataactctaacaaataaattgactaacttattaattcctcgtgacttcactaaagactcagaattgcactcttgaattcatagaatgctctataacaaatatagatacgctattaattgtccattgttacaaccataattgtcactcaatcctctatagactgtctacaatgagatgggactaaaataccgtttaactcctcattgtattttatccttaaaacacttagttccttgtaaatgatatttcagtaaactaatttaattactgaaatgagatctctatcatttaacaccttgaaccaaactaaaaggaaaccatcgtttcacttcttcattagaagctatagatgttcatatctatgattaacactcccactcaattatactactgagttcccaagatgtaagtatgggctagtctatagggtaagatggtaacgaacaagtcaaagaactcaaataatacaatcagttagaatactaaccactcagaattgagatttaattgacctatggtcaactatatgatatgactagaatagataataatggtatgtttacttatcttatcaactgtcaatatcggtccagtccgatgtaacaaatacatccgatcttatctactttgctaatgttctggaaagaacataacaccacaatgtgtaagtagatcatattgtagattggcaagtcggtgcaaatcctgtgcactgattaatcttaggactaacttattttgaacatataatcatatttatattccactttgattacgtcactataaataagattagctataagctcgagatttaatagaagtttatattaaataaataatcatgaaaataaaacatttgagcaaagtgattgaccaagtcaaaaaatgatttctattcttttattgataataaaatgagattacaaagaaattgagttttaattagggcataaaaccccaacatgctGGAACACGAGGATCACTATCTCTACAAGTGGAATTCTATTATTACGCCTAGGTTGTGATTTGAAGAAACTATGTGGGAGTAGTTCCTCCAAATCCCAACTGATTATGTTAGCGAGTTGTTAGGATCTCAACAGTCATAATAACCCCATTGACTTAAGTGTTAAATTAGTCCTTAGTCTATAAAAAGGAAAACTTCACTCCACTTGTTAGATAACACAAATCAAAAGAGAGACTCAAGTGTGAAGATCAAGATCAAGTATTGAGAGAAAGTGTGTGAGAGTTGAGTTTGGGGAGCTGTATTGAGAAGCACAACTGTTGGGAAAGTGCTTGCTCAGGGATTGAGAGGAAAACATGTGTGAGATTGAGTGTTTGATCCAAGATTGTTCCAAGAAGCTCGATCGAAGCTTTGTACTCATTTCGTTTATTGAATAAAGAAGAGATATTGGTTTCTAAAACTGGATTGGGTTCAAGATCACATTGATCTTGTTCTGAACTAATATATATACTTGTGTCTATTTATGCTTTTATGATTTTAGTTTTCTAACTGTTTAATAACTAGTCTTACTGATTTGTGTTCTTAGTTTCATATTTGGTCCACCGAGATTCATTTGAAGTTCTTGAACTAGTAAATCTATCTTTATTTCCTACAAACATATTGACATGCATTCCACTAATAacttataataattttaaaatacaaaataactGAATAAAATATCATGCTATGCACTGAGTTAAAAGAGTGCAAAAAAGAGCTTCCTTCTCAGCTGAAAGAGTTGTTACCTTTAAAAGATTCGATGATGGTGATGTTAATTACAAAACAGATCGATCAGCATGCCTGTTTCTGTCTAAGTATGTTCTTTTTATGATGTCTAGCTTTAATAGTTCGACCCCATTCTTGTTCTCCCCTACCAAATTGTGTGTTTCTGAAACTGGCTGTTAGATCTCAACTGCCCTTTTGTCTTTGTCTGTACCTTCCATTTATGATCTTGCCAAAAGTTGCagatcctttttttttcttctttttggagctTTGGTTGTGCTATGTATTTGGACCAGTGGTTTGGACAATAGATATTGAATGTGATAATAATAATCAATATTAATATGCTTTGATTCATTGGGAAAGAGAATGAGCTAACATTATTTTGACCCAAATAttcttttatattaaataatatgataaaataataGTGGAATTGGAATGATAATTCATTAATTTTTCTTCATCGATCACATCACATGCCCATTCactcatttttttcttttctttctctttatggAACTCACGTTTGTGTTACTTGAGAAGGTTTCACTTCATTTTATTCATGTATCAAAGAtttatttcaattattttttcATATCACACATTGGTATCATAGTTGAACATCATGGACAACTGATTGTTATCATACGCTGACACCATTCATTCAATTCCAATTCACATTACCTCCAACAACCAAAGTGTGAAAGCTCATTCGAGCAAAGCTTCAGTACTCAGGTAATTAActgtgaaagaaaaaaaatacaagtttCCAAACAGTCTTGTCTAATTATTGAAATTGTAACAGAAGTCCAAGTAATAGTGCTGAAATTAAATAGTAGAAGACAATAAAAAAAGGGGGAAAATAATGTTAATACAACTTTTTCGCAAGCAATGCACGAGTCATACAATTTAATAAGATCGGTATCAAAACACGAatccataaaaataaaaataaaaaagccgTTCTGGTCCAGACGGGAAAttttactcaaaaatataaaaatacgGAGTGGACAAAAATACTCAACAACCCTACATGTTTTGGTTCTCATATTAATGCAAACATGGTTGAGAAAATTACAGTAATTGCCGTCCAAGTATGAGAGGAAAAAATATGTATTAATGAGTGTGATAAAGCCGATACAAACAACTTTGGGTTGATTTACAATGGCTAGTAGAACCAAATTTCGCAGCAGTTGAAAGTAAAGAAAGCCATACACTGCCGAGTAATTTAAAAGGCCTCAGACACCTTACTTGCAAGCACGTGTTCTCGCCGTTCAACATAATTAAACGGGAACCAACCTGCTTTCCCCTTGCATTCGCCTTCGGCCCAGCCACTGCTTGAGACCTGCATGAACACAAAAAAACACCTTATCTtgtcatgatttttttttaaaatatctttgTAGGCATCAAAAAGAGGAATACTACTATAATTTGCTATCTGAAATGAAAATGATGGAAGTTTAGTCCGGAGACCACAACCAAAAATCCCAACATATTAATTGAAAAGAAAGATGCTGGGAGAACCTTGCGGACAACAACGTAATCGCCGATAGACAGACTTAACTCCACGTCGGTGACAGCATTAAATGAATGCATTACCTGCAAAGGGAAGATACAGTTAGAACATGaaaccaaaatttgaaaatttatgcCGATCATGACAATTGGTAATCTGCCAATCTTCCCTTGGTTGTTGGGGAATTACCTCCCCCAAGAAATAATCTGCACCCTCAGTTGATCCATCATAGGTTTCTGAAGCAAAGACACCACTGACGTCTTCATATGATGGTGGTGGAGGCATACTGTTCTCTGCAGTTGGAGTAGAAGGTGCTTCGATCTGTTGACGATCTGATGACATCTGTTgaacattaatattttttttcatcatATTAATGTCAAAGAATTTATGCAACCAACTAAACCCCTCAAAGACTACATGAATCTTGAAATGACGTAACTAAAATATTCCATACCTCTCCTTCAAGCTGATCAAGAATCTGAAGGATCCTTTGATGATAGTTGCGCTCAGCTTCAACCTTCATTTGAAAACCAAAATATCTTGAACTTCATAATACACTTTGATAAATGAAACAGGTATAAGCCTGTTTGAACAACATAATTAGATAACGAAACTAAACAGCCCTATGTATTACCATGGCAAGAAGTCGCTGAAGAGTCAACCTCTGTTGTTGCCCTTCAACTGCAGCCATTGCCGCAGCAGCTTCTTTCCCCATTGTTGCCACATTGGACTTTAGCTCCTGAAGCTTGCTTTCCGCAGCTTCAAGCTTCATAATAAAATCAGGACTGCTTGTGGATTCTCGTAACTTTGCTTGGCGTCTGGATACATCAATAGCCTGTCTGGGTGCAATCATAATGTAAAGACCACCTTGTAGAAATTATCAATCAAGCTTAAAAATATCAAATGAGCAATATACTATACAAAAAACGGTAACTCCAACTCCATCTTTTTATCCCCCCATCCCCTCcctccttttttgttttttaacaTAAACTTCTAGTTTTACAAAATTTCAACCCATGAAAATGGTAAATCCTTGACAAACTACTGAGACTGGTAATACTATTTTACAAGACAGAGTAGTACCATTAAATTACCTGAGCTTCGGCTTCTTGTCGCATTCTATCATATCGTTGAGCAAGATGTCGAGCATCTTCCAAAGGAGCTCCAACAACCATTGCTCTTAAAGGTTCCGCTACCTGGATTATTTATTCTCAAGAAATGAAAAACTCATCGTATATGATTAATTATACCAATAGCTCTTACTCATACACATAAGAATTTTCTAATAAACATACTACCAAGATCCAAACCTGCGTGCCAAGTGCTTTCAGAAGAATTCCATGCTCTTTTTCCATTTGAGCACGAGCTCTTCCAAAACTCTGGGCTGCTTTGGATAGGGTATTACCACTGGTACAAGTATTTTC from the Humulus lupulus chromosome X, drHumLupu1.1, whole genome shotgun sequence genome contains:
- the LOC133803209 gene encoding SH3 domain-containing protein 2-like — protein: MDAIRKQATKLRDQVAKQQQAVFKQFAGGIYGGSDNVGADGTELHQHQKLERLYISTRAGKHYQRDIVRGVEGYIVTGSKQVEIGTKLSEDSRKYGTENTCTSGNTLSKAAQSFGRARAQMEKEHGILLKALGTQVAEPLRAMVVGAPLEDARHLAQRYDRMRQEAEAQAIDVSRRQAKLRESTSSPDFIMKLEAAESKLQELKSNVATMGKEAAAAMAAVEGQQQRLTLQRLLAMVEAERNYHQRILQILDQLEGEMSSDRQQIEAPSTPTAENSMPPPPSYEDVSGVFASETYDGSTEGADYFLGEVMHSFNAVTDVELSLSIGDYVVVRKVSSSGWAEGECKGKAGWFPFNYVERREHVLASKVSEAF